The window cgtaagtgtacggagtaagtacatgtacatatacatccacatgtacaacgtaggtacggagtaccacaCTTGAACAAGCACAGTgccggtactccgtacagtcctCGTTCTGTACGGGCGGACGGCTGTCTGCTCGGAGTTCCTCATGACAAGAATGGCCACGAGCCGCGCTATGATTGGAGGAAGCGGCTGGCCCTTCTGTTCATGGAATGAGACGGAACGAACGGGCCCCGCTGCGAGGTGGGCAAGTGACGGGGCTCCGTTGTAAAGGGCATGGGTGGTGGGTGCAAGGGTGCAAGGGTGCGGCGTGCCAGCGGCGCACTGTATCCAGCAAGCTTCGGAGCGCCCGTTGGCAAACAGCCACTTGGGGACACATGTTGTAGGGTTtgggtacagtacttacttgcgcctactgcacggagcaagtacaaggtctacagcacaagtataggtactaggtagttactTGAGGACGGATTGCCTGCCGAACATGTTGAACTGCAAGTAGCGCTTCTACGTACTTGAACTTGGGATTAATGCTGCCGCAAAGCATGAGCAAATGAATGCGCACCAGATGTTTCGATGCACAGCTCTGGCTACTGCGcggagtacctacatgcagttgtagatgtaagtactgcagtcACATGAgcgtacgtgcaagtacctggtaAGTACGGAGCCCTTTCGACCATGaacatgtgcagtactaggtacttacttattacCACATGAACGGAGttcatacagtacatgtacttacggagcactgtagttCAACCCTTCTTACGACACTTCGACCACAACCCAGCTCCACCGAGACTGcctgctgcaagtactgtacatgtgcatgcaagtagtaaggagtacggagtacacataGTATTTGTacattagtacctacagcactcacacctactgcatgtacatgcgcttgcaggtactaggtactatgGACCAATAGCACCTTGCGGGGAGGCATTGCGACTGACAgccaagcactccgtacagtacaagttgAAATGCTGGCAGGAGTGGGTGgaaatacttgtacagcaccagtacggagaaaCTTGGAAACACCTGCGTCCTGAACTGGTGTACTAGGTATCCGAAacgcgtacagtacacgagTGTTTTCGAGAAGAACCGAGAAGCCATCTGTAGTCTCCTACCATACGCTCTATTTTCATGGTGCAACTGAGTGTAGTGTGGAGACTATTGCAAAGGACGGTTTTCATACCGGCCAAGGACAGCTTCCCAACCACGATAACAGCACACGAATGATGCACCAAAGATACCCCTACAGGGACATGCAGTTACCGCCTGCGCCCTAGTGGTATGTTGGTATTACTTGCATTAAAAGCGCCTAGGTGATGGCGGCTGGTGCACTGTAGTGCTGTACGTGTGCACCACGGTGCTACGGTACAACGAGATGTACAGGCACTCTGGTGTAGGGAGCACAGgcagcctactaggtagccGGTCCGGAACATGCAGCtcgcaagtattattacggagtactgtagatgtagATACTCACTTACAAGCAGGTGTAGTACGGAGCTTGtacaaatacatgtacacgaaGCATGCAGCTGTGCGCCAGACGAGATACGTCAACCTTGCCACCATACCGAGGATATTCTCgaaggaaaaaaaaacacATACGCAAGGGACGAAATGCACAGCGCCAGCCATgtgggcgtcggcgggaaTCGCAAACTCCCTTCGACCAGCCACAGCCACGCACAGGTGCAGGTCCATGTCTTACAAGGCTCCAAGTGCTTCGCCACCAACGACGGTGTCTTGACcccgcaccagcaccagcgcAGAGTTCGCATCAGAGCAGACTCGCCCGAGTCCTCTTTCCAGCACAAGTATGTGTAAGAGTACGAGCGCAAGGTGCCGCCCGTTTCTGCCAAGTACTTGAACGGCTGCGCCGGTCGGCTCGGTACCCTGCGAGTTTTCTTCATCCGGAGCCGTCACAAGCTCGCCCGATCGGCGGAGCCTGGGGGAGAACTTGGCGGTTGGATCGAGGCTTCCCAAGGGGGGCGAAGGACGGATAACTCAAGCGATGGCAACAACAAGAGGCGAGCCACGCATGGCCTTGAACGGTCCAGTCCCTTCACTCGGCCCGCCTGACCAGGGTCACTAAttatcccccccccccccccccccgcagAAGCAGGCGCTGCAGGGGTTCTCCGTCTGCTGGGTACGAGCAACCAATTGTTGATGCAAGTccggagtacaagtacatggacggagtactccgcgcCGAGTACACGCACGGGGtacacagtacatgtattgcaGCCACTTGGGTGAacatttacaagtacatgtgcaggtacatgtacatacttgctgtacacgtaagtactgtacttagtagCTGTTTGCTGTGGAAGAGTACTGGTAGGAGCAAATGGACTTCGTACGAGCAAATGTACCCATGTCACCAACATGCAGCgtcctgtaagtacatgtacattgaagcgtgcttgtacagtgtGGATTTTATTGAATTCTTTCACGAACGAGTGCACTGTGCAGCGCAGCACTTAATACCAGTACGCGCGCACTTGTtgacaagcaagtacatgtacgcgtagcacatgtgcatgttggtgtaatgctccgtaccggtacCGTACATTTGGGTACTGATATCCCACCACCAACCGCCCCCACCCACCTACACAACACACCCCCGCACCACATGTCGGGTGGCCACGCCATCTTCTCACCTCCCATCCATCCCGTCCGTGGCTTGACCGGCGCTGGCCTGGCGAACTGACTTTGACCACCAGCCCGTCCAGCCCCAAGTCGACAGATTCGACCAGCTCGTACGTTTGCCAGTCGTACGTTTACTCGGACGTGGTTACATCGACAAGCACGATGGCAAGGACAACTCGGCTTGCCAGTAGGCCTACGAAGAATCGAAGGCGGTTTCGAGCTCCGACGACACACGAGTTCTCGCCAGCCATGACcggcgagtacgagtacggggGATGGGCAACCTACTTACCTGCCTGTCTCGTGATGGCACGTTGCTGATATTATcgcgagtactccgtatcgtACATCAAGCTGTCGAACCTGCAGCAGATGCCGGCGCTGGCCGCTTCGCCCTCTTCTCAGCCCGCCTCCCCAGCCCTCCATCTCTGGAGGCAGCCACGGACGGTGAACATCCTTGCCTGCGTTGGAATGCGATGGGAACCTCTGGCCGCCACTGCTCATCAGCCAACAAAGCTAGGCTCTCGCTAGCAACGAACacacacacctacagtacggagcctctccctgctccgtacagcctGCAGTACGTGCAGTCGGAACGTGTACTTGGAGCATCGGTTCCTGCTGGTCACGTCGTCTCGTTCGGAGCTTTGCTCCTCCCATCCGCCCAAGTGAAGCTGTGGCACGGAGCCGGGACAGGCGAAGGTGGTGGCGAATGTCGACACGGACGTCGGTACCGCACTAGTCGGTGCACATTTGCTCGCGGGGTCGTCCATGGCCAGCGTCGGTCCATACACTTATATCCTCATGATGGTCCGTTGCCTCGGCCATGTCCCGGCAACCTGCATGCATCTGCGGCGGTACCCGTGCAAGTATCACGTACAACGCAAAATGCAGCTGACGGGACGGTTGGCAAGGTGAGTCAGGCAattgccgaggccgtcgatcTCTCTGCCACGGGTGGGCCACGGGCTGCCACGAGTTGCCAcaagccgccggcggcggactgcggcggcgacaagcaCCAGGCTTGCTCCCGAGCCCAGACCCGGAACTTGGATTCCCGGAGCCCGCCTCGGATTCATCATCCCTCGAGATGAAAGACAAAGCGAACAGGTGCGGCAGCAGGGTCCGCGAGTGCAACGCTACTCGTGGTATTGCAGAGCAATACCTGTGCACCGCATCCCAGGTTCGTGTCTAGAGTTGCATACCTCGTACGTATCTTGAAAGGTGCACATCATTCTGTACGTACCACCTGCGCCTCGACGTGGCGGCGCAAGACAGCAGTGCGAGAGGGGCCGTCAGAAGCAAAACGCCGGGTTGTGGCGCTCGGCAGGGGAGCCTGTAGTAATAATGCAGTGGTCGTTGAGGGTTGTGACCGACCAACAAATTGTTTTacgagcactgtactccgtactccgcagaGGCATTAGTTGTAAGCATAGGAACGGCGAGTCCTCCGTAATCGTGCGTACTTgctatacttgtactgtgccagctgcacatgcaagtacttacttgaatgcatgtactgtactgtactgtacactgttCATTCACTGCAAGgacagtaggtacttgcacatgtgtactgcaagtacacttgtacagtagtcGGACCTGGGCCCAAATGGGAAGGATTGCAGCCAgatacttgcactccgtacggtacctacagtactgtacttgttgtacggagtacatgcacgtaaatgtacccaagtactcgtTTTCCGTTCCGTACTGGCAGCGCTAGGCCGGCGCGATAGgcgcatgtaagtacagtacatgttcttgCATGTACCAAGGAGACAGCACACGTATCCGTACCTGTATAGTGGTACGTAAGGTCATGAATGGACGGAGCCCAGAATATGATCAAATTCCAAGGTGCAGAAAACAGACGTGGCGAGGCCCTTAGCTCCTTGCCTACGTACGTGTATCCTAGGTATTATACTGTAGATTGACAAGCCAGGACGGCACGAGGGCTCCTGGCGCTTGGCCGTTTTAGGCAGCTAGCTATGAGAGCACAGTGCGAATGGGGCCTGGCGCGGAACGAAGGTTGCTTCCTTGGAGCGACTAGCGCCTTCCCTGCCACTAGTTCCACTAGTAAAGCCAACGGAGCAAGTACCaagtgctgcacatgtacgcatatcaagtacagtacaagtactccgcaccacggtactggtacctacaataagtataagtagtatccatttactgtacgtgtactccgtaagtaagtacaggtaggcAGAacttgcacttacttacagtacagtaatagagtactccgtactccgtactcgttgGTTCTTTACGTgtgtgcacggagtaataacatacatgtagatgtacatgttcaCGCACCAAAGCAAGTACTAGTTGTTCCTGCAGTCGTGGGTGGTGCGTAGGTGTGTTTACGAGGCACCAAGTCCGTACCTGCCAAGCACCTTGGAatctaagtacttactccgtgcaagcCCGATCAATGAGCGCACCTGATAAGAGTTCGAGTATTTATTAATACATGGACTtcgtaatactccgtgctgtaattacttgctgtacatgcaaatgtacagagtacagtactttttGTAAGTGCTTGGCACACTgcaggtacgagtacaagtggGCCGGGAGAGAGAGAGCACTTGTAGGATGATGGTTACGGGAACCACCACAGGCATTACCACCACTATCTGGTAATTATCTCTAGCATGAGGCGTTAGCACAGCTATAGGTACCTCGTGGCTAAGGttctaggtactaacctagtacgCAAGTGCAAGGCGTGCAAATTACTGCTAGCACTACGAGTAGTCCTGTAATCAATACAAAGCCGGGTGTATCAGTACATTTCAGTGcctagcacggagtactgtatgtacaaaCAGCACAATAACAAGTATTCGCTCGCACACAATACACATTTGACCAGCTCTCCTTGTGTGTTCGGTTACGAGCACTCGATAAAAAcgataataataataataaccaATAACCTCTGTAAAATTGAGAAGCTCGCAGGTCGACAGCACTGGCATCGATTTCCCGGGCAATCGAGCATCGCTGGTCCAAAACGACAGAGAGTTGGGCCGGATATTCGCAGCAACAACAAGAAGGGCGCCCAGTGCCTCTGGTATGCTTTGGCGAACGGCGTGGAGTTGGGGGTGGGGTGTGCGGTCGTCTCAAGCCGCGCGTGCGGATAGGTTGCTAGTCCCTGGAACTCATTTGTCCGTGCCGAGTTCAATACTCGCATGTCTCAAGCAAGCATAGGTTGGACGTACAGTATTCGAGCAATACAGCACACGCAAGCGCACACGATAAGTCTACTCGTGCATGCTTGTACCCTTCGGTACCTGCAAGCCAGCCGGCATCCAGCGCTTTGCAACGTCTCGAGTTCGTTGGCTGGGGGAATCGATTTCTTGGGGTCGATGCAATACTACAGTGTGCTCGTATGCAAACGCACACGCGTCGGTCGTGTCCGGCTTGTCCATGTCGCATTGCGTCTCGGTGTGGAGGAGTGCACCAAGCCGGCGAGGCGTACAGGCGGCATTCGGGCGAGTGGGATACGGCGGGTCGTGTGGCAAGCTCTTTCGCGCACCCATCTTGCTCGCTACCCTGGACCGATCAatgcctcgtccgtcggcggcggccccggctcgacgaggggAGAAAGCCATGCTACCATGGTTAAGGCAGTAGTATCATGCCCGGCGCTGGCAACGCCGAATGTGACGGAAGACGGGACCCCCAACGCATGCTGGCGTCGCGGGGTTTCGAGGTGGCCATCGCCCGGACGTTGATGTTGGGACGGTTGGGTGTGCCGCGCTGGACTCGTACTGGCTCCAGCCGTGGTTTGATGCCGagcgtgcatgtgcaaaaGACATACATACGTACACATGCCACGGCGTCCCATGGTCGTCCGTCTTGCTCGTGAACATACACAACATGTATGGTGGTATATGTATGCACTCGTATATGtatcccctccctcctcgtcctaCCCTGGCGCTTGGGAGTTGGTGGTACCGCATGAACAGCCTACGATTGTGCGGTGCCACCCGAAGGACCCGACCGGTGTCGGTGTCAATCAATTGCCCGTCATCAATCAAGTACAAGAGACTCCATAGACCATGGCGCAGCCTGCCTTGTCTCGTTTGACCCTCATTCGGCCGTCGATTCGCTCGTTCGCCCGGGATGCCAGGATACCAGGATACCAGGAAGGCGCCTCAGGAGCCCCATTGCTCACGGCGATCAATCAACCAGCCGCTCCATCACCTGTGCGGCGTGCAACACCCACTTCTGCCGTCATCCCTGCAGTGCCTTTCCCTGTACAATTTATCGTGACCGACGAGTTATCCGTATGGCACATGGACATGCTCTGCAGTGCTCAGCGGCCTCCCGTAGCGTACTCGAAATCGGTGCCGGCTCGagcgtcctcctcggccctcgGCCCCTCGGCCCCTCGGGGGGCGAGAGCGAGTGGCCTGCGTCCACACGGTGCCAAGTTCGGTGGCGAAATCCATATGGCACACCGGCGGGATGCAGATGCACGGTATTACTGCACGGTACCGTACAGTGATGTAATTACAGTGATACCAGcaccgtaggtgtacggcGCCGACTGCCGTTGAATCAGTTGAGCAAACGGTACCTCCAAATCAGGCGATTTTACCCCCCGTCCGCGCCCCTGATTGGCCGAACCACCCGGCACTGGCccgtgcccgccgccgcgcatGGATGTGTGATGCAGGCCTGAAACGAGAAACCAGCGCCAGCATCACGGGCCAAGCCTTCCCTAAGCGCCCACCACCAGTGACCTCCCTCCTTCCCACACTGCCCGGCCTCCTTCCCACACTGCCCGGGCACTTTCCCACACTGCCCGACCTCCTTCCCTCACTGCCCTCCTTCCCTCGATGCCCCCCTTCCCTCGCTGCCCTCCTGCCTTCACTGCGCCTCTTGCCTTCCCGCCCGCCTTCTTGCTCTTCTCCGGCTCTCCAgtccccctcctctccctcgcccctcgctcAACACCGATGCTGCATTCAGATCCGCTTTCTCACCTGCATCGGCGTTGAGCCTGCTGGAACCGACTGCGGCCTCGTCTCTCTCTCATCTCTTTTTCCACTTGCCCGTGTCGGCCGACTGCGGCTGCGCTGCGCTCATTCACCATCCTGTACATTCTCTCGTGTTCGCTGTATTCGTCCAACCACCTCCCCGTGCCGACGCCGGTCGTCGACAGCAGCATTCGCGActgcacccgcacccgcaccgcacccgcacccgcaccgcacccgcacccgcatCCCCTCCGTCCCTCGCCCGGCCATCGGCCAATCTCGGACCAGCTGCTCGCCGGATACGCAGTCGGGCGTCATCGACACTCCCGGAGGCCACCTCGCACCCCATTCCTTCGGCCCCGAGCGAGTCGTCGCCCGTCTTGCCAATGCCCGACAAAGTCTTCCTCGCGGCCCTcatcgccgatgccgtcttcctcgccaccggctgcctcgagctcggcttcTCCCTCATCGTCCGCGGCCAGATGAACGACGATCCGCAGGACGGCAGGGAGGCCGTCCGCTACCTGCTCTACCAAATGTTTCCCCTCAgcaccggcatcgtcaacggcaccttgatcatcgtcgtcttcctcttCACAATCCCGGGGCTCTTGTCGCCCATGCGGAGCTGGCTCAAGCTTTCCGGCTACTTGATCACCGCATGCGGCCTCTTCACCCTCTGCGTCGGTGTCTATCTCTGGGTCATGACCCTGCGGACAAAGGAGACCTTCTTCCCCATCTATCTCGACCAGAAACCTGACGTCCAGCACTTGATACAAACAACGGTACGCATGAgcccccctcggccgccgtggaaCACGGCATAAACGCCGTGAAGCAGTGACAACCAAGCACCGGCTGACGTGCCTCACCTGTAGTTCGAATGCTGCGGCTATTTCAACCACACGACGCCAGCCTTTGTCACCGACAACACGTGCCCCagcccggccgccgccgctctcgtccgTGGGTGTGGAACGGCCATCTCGAGCTTCTCAAACACCTTCATCGACAACATCTTCACTGCCGTCTTTGGCATGGTCGGTTCGTCGTAACCCTCTGCCCTCTCTCCTCACCCCTCGCCTCTCGTCCCGCATCTCTCACCCACTCCTGGCCCCTTTGTCCCGATTGGTGGCTGATGCGTGAACGCAGGAATCGACACCATCCTCATCCTGGCCATTGCCTGCCTCCTCAAGGACCGCAAAGAGCGTGAGCGATACCGCCAGATAGATGAGAAAGGAGGCTACCGGTCATTTTGAGGCTGTCGTTGCCATCTCATCTGTCACGCTCACCTGGCTAGTTCACAGCGAAATCAGCCGGGGCTGAAGATGATGACCACAATATACGAGAACTGTAGGCTCTGGACTGTTGTATTTTCGAGCATTGTTTGCATCGTCACCCCATTCCCCCTTCCCGACGCCAGACGTCGGAACGCAGCCGCATGCTGGCCGTGATTTTCTAGGAACGGAAAGGACTATATCACGTTACATGGCCTTGATGTGATTACATCCCGCAGAGAAGCTGCTCATCTATCCATGAACCTCCCCGCCACACACAATATGAAATCTAGGAGCGAAACATGGCTGCTAAACCCGCAAAACGCGCTAATACTACCGCTCGCCTGACTCTATAGCCGCTCTCCCTCCCGGGCTTTCTAAAGTGATAAATGTCCATAGCTGGCCCGTGCTTTAATTCGTGTTCATGGTGTCAAGGCGTGCGAGTCTCTCTGCATCGCCCTGTGACACGTATACCCAAATTGccgtgtgcgtgcgtgtgtgcaTGATATTGAAGGGCGCCAAGTTCGCCTCGCCAACTCGTAGCACAGGGGTGAGGAAAGGTGATTGCACTGCCTCACACGGCCGAGTCGTCCGGTCTGTTGCTGCTCTCGCCGCTTGGCTCCTCGTGACTGCATCTTCGTTCGCTGAAACGAAGCCGTGAGGGGCTTCTGCCAGGCGCGGGGCCGGAACTGACTACCGACGAGAAGCTACCCCTGCGCGCCCACCAGCCGATCGTAAAGAAGTCGCGCAACGAGGTGGAGGCCGACGAGTCCCGCCGCCGGATGTTCCGACGCGCGACGAGACCCGGAAATCCCGAGCTCTTCCTCCGCCGTGGGCCGAACTTGCGAGACGTCGATTCGGCGCCAGCCCTGGCAccgctcgtcctcctcgcgccGCTCACCGAACCTCGGAAAGGGGTCAGCAACGGCGAAGATTCCGTTCGTCCTGGCAGCGTGTTCGATCGGAATCTGCTTATCGGCGTGATCggttcttcgtcgtcggcaagctcGCCCCAGATCTCGGCTCGCTCCACCCACCGGAAGTTCTTGTTTCGCGTCGGTGTCAACGGAGTCGTCTCCCCGTTCGCCGCCGGAAACGTCTGGTATGAGAGGACCTCTCCTTCTtccacggcggcctcggaTCCCAGCAGGGactcctcttcgtcctcggtgtcctcgacgagccccAGCCCGGGCGCCAGGGTGGACTGACCAACGCCGGGCGAATGCTGCTCGTCGCTGAGCCGCCAGCTCAAAGCCAAGACACCCGATAGCAGTATGACGGTCCCTAGCGTGATGAGGCAGGCGTGCAGGGCCGAGATGAGACTCGTCTGGTTAAAGTATATCAAGCCATCCAAGATGGCGATGATGTTATAGACGCAAAAGACGAGGGGGTAGAGCACCGAGGTCGAGACGAGTTTCAGGCCGCGGTGTAAGTAATATAGCTGGCACAACGCCAGGGAGACAAGGGCCAGGACGATGGCCCAGGCTTGCCAGTGGGCGAACTGGTTCTTGCCGCCGATCGTCTtgatgacgagctcgacggccgattTGGCGAACAACAACGCGTGGGCCGACAGGTCACCGCTGATGAGGCCGTAGGTGATGCCACGGACCAGGCGGAAGCGGGAATTGTACGATATGCTCGACGATTTATCGACGACGTCaatggcgacggcaacgccaaCGACGAACAAGGCTTGCAGTATCATCCACGCGATGAAAGGCCTCCGAGCGAagagctcgagcagctcggcgaggtcgtgcGCAGGCGATGGGATGGCGCCAAAAACGGCAATGAGGATGGCGCCCGTCGTGACGAGAACGGTGCCGCAGAGTGACCATCGCGTAAAAGGTTCGCTGAGGATCAAGGTGGCGCATATCGAGTTGAAGACCAAGCCGGCTGCCTGCAGCGTCGACAAGACGGGCAACGGCAGCATCGAGATCTGGACTGTGCTCCCCAGCAGGTTGGCAACGACGAACATGCCCATGCCCAGCTGCCACCTGCGACGCCGGTGGGGCGGCCGCCGTACGTCGTGGGGGCCCTTCTCATCCTCGAGGATATGTGATTTCCGCTGCAGCGTCAGGCCGAGGCTCTGCACGCTCGTCGAAatgaggccgacgaagatTCCTAGCTGTGGCGCACGACATGTTAGCTCGGCCCTTGCCCATGCCACGCGCGGCTTGGGGTCGTACAGCGATGCTCCCGCCGGGAGTCATGTCGCCCAGAGATTCCATCGCGCAGCCTCCGGGTCGAGGGTCATCTGGGGGAGGGGAAGTGTGCGGCGTCTCCGAACCGCCGCATGGGGAATTCGTCTCGTCTCGATCGTCGGGTTGTCGAATGGATGGCACTTCGAGCAAGGCTTTGACTGATGCGAGAAGGGATGAATCAGGAaacgagagcgaggagggTGCCGGCACCCACCCACCACGACCAACGGAAATGGGAAGGGGGAAGTGGAAAACGGAGAATGGAAATTGCTGCGGCTATGGGCGACGTGATGAAGGAAAGCGTCGACGCCTTGGGGGCTTTGCTGACCGACGCTTGCTCGCTTCGATAAACGCTTGGGGAGGGATGAGGAAGGAAGAGCAGCAAGCACCTGACGCAGGCCAGCAGCCGTCACAGGGGAATGAAAGAAAGGAAGGTAGTAATAACAGACAAGCGGTTAATAAATGTAGTTCGCAGGAACGGCACTGGGTAACAGGCGGTTGGCTGGTCGGTGTCAGGGTCGAGAATGCTCAGATGTTATGCTCAGATGCTGCCACGGCACAGGCCAATCCGACCTCGTGTTCGACGCAGTGCAACCCCCttccccccttccccctcgAAGTGTGGCTAGTGCGGTCACATGATCAGGTTGGGGACGAATTTCGACGTCACATCCTCCACGTAGCGCTAAGTCCTCTTTGATGGATCGGGGGTGAATGGTGGCGTCGCGCGGGGGGCCAAGTGTGGCTTTGGTGATGGTTTGTTACCACTGCTGTAATTAGTGCGTGTGGGCAGCGTTCCCGTTGTAGAGAGCGCTGATGTGGCCGCTGCGACTCGCCGAGCTCCCGGGGATAACCCACCAGCTGGGGGCCCATccgcaggggggggggggggccgcTGCGACAGGCGAACTCACTCGAGGTCTGAACCAGCAAAGCGTCACAGCACCTCCAACCGTGCGACGACAAACTCCACTCTCCCCAACCTCATCGACAACCAGCTTGCATCTCGCTCCTGACATTGCAGCCGCCTTGGGCTGTGCTTGGGAATCGttcacctcgtcgtcgtctcttCTCACCCACCGTCGCGCCGCCCTCGCACAGATTCGCAGCCATGTCCCACCACGCATTGTCCGACCAGCAGGTACGCCATGCCCGTCGACACCGCATCACCCGATGCCCTGACGACGCTCCCCACCCCCCTTCGAGATGGGTAGCTTCGAGATGGCTAATGCGCAGAGACGACCAGGTCGACAATGAGCTCCGCAAGATGACGGCCTTCATCAAGCAGGAAGCCATGGAGAAAGCGCGGGAGATCGAGATCAAGGCCAACGAAGAGTTCGAGATCGAAAAGTCCAAGCTTG of the Drechmeria coniospora strain ARSEF 6962 chromosome 01, whole genome shotgun sequence genome contains:
- a CDS encoding tetraspanin, with amino-acid sequence MAQPALSRLTLIRPSIRSFARDARIPGYQEGASGAPLLTAINQPAAPSPVRRATPTSAVIPAVPFPVQFIVTDELSVWHMDMLCSAQRPPVAYSKSVPARASSSALGPSAPRGARASGLRPHGAKFGGEIHMAHRRDADARCTAPTAVESVEQTVPPNQAILPPVRAPDWPNHPALARARRRAWMCDAGLKRETSASITGQAFPKRPPPVTSLLPTLPGLLPTLPGHFPTLPDLLPSLPSFPRCPPSLAALLPSLRLLPSRPPSCSSPALQSAFSPASALSLLEPTAASSLSHLFFHLPVSADCGCAALIHHPVHSLVFAVFVQPPPRADAGRRQQHSRLHPHPHRTRTRTAPAPASPPSLARPSANLGPAARRIRSRASSTLPEATSHPIPSAPSESSPVLPMPDKVFLAALIADAVFLATGCLELGFSLIVRGQMNDDPQDGREAVRYLLYQMFPLSTGIVNGTLIIVVFLFTIPGLLSPMRSWLKLSGYLITACGLFTLCVGVYLWVMTLRTKETFFPIYLDQKPDVQHLIQTTFECCGYFNHTTPAFVTDNTCPSPAAAALVRGCGTAISSFSNTFIDNIFTAVFGMVGIDTILILAIACLLKDRKERERYRQIDEKGGYRSF